GTTCACGCTGGACCACAAACGAATTGGCGTGATGTACTTGATCGGCGTCTCGATCTCGTTCGCGCTCGGTGGTCTGCTAGCGCTGGCAATCCGCTTGCACTTGATGGATCCCGATGGGTGGATGTTCCGTGGAGCAGATGCCAACAATATCTACAACCAAGTGTTCACGCTGCACGGCGCGATCATGGTGTTCTTGTTCATCATCCCAAGTATCCCGGGGGCGCTGGGGAACTTCCTTGTTCCGGTGATGCTGGGGGCCAAGGACGTCGCCTTTCCCAGGTTGAACCTAAGTAGTTTTTACTTGTGGGTGTTTGGCGCCGTGTTCTTCGTCATGGCTTTGCTGTCAAGCGGTTTGGATACCGGTTGGACGTTTTACACTCCTTACAGCACGACGACGGACACCTCGGTCATCATGGCCACGATGGGGGCGTTCATTCTTGGGTTTAGCTCGATCTTTACCGGTTTGAACTTCATCGTCACGATCAACACGATGCGTCCGCCGGGGATGACTTGGTTCCGCATGCCGTTGTTCCTGTGGGCGACCTATGCGACCAGTATCATCCAAGTTTTGGCAACACCGGTCCTTGGGATCACGTTGCTGCTGCTGATTGCCGAACGAACGATGCAAATCGGGATTTTCAATCCTGAATTCAATGGCGACCCCGTGACTTACCAGCACTTTTTCTGGTTCTACAGTCACCCCGCGGTATACATCATGATTTTGCCTGCCTTCGGGATCATCAGCGAAATCATCAGCGTTCACAGCCATAAACACATCTTCGGCTATCGCTTCATCGCCTACTCGTCCATCGCGATTGCATTGCTGGGCTTCCTGGTTTGGGGACACCACATGTTCACCGCAGGAATGAGCTCGCTGACCACGATCGTGTTCAGTGCGTTGACCTTTACCGTTTCGATTCCATCGGCGATCAAGGTCTTCAACTGGTTGGCCACGATGTACAAAGGGTCGATTAGTTTGACCAGCCCGATGTGCTACGGCATCTCGTTCATCTTCTTGTTCACGATAGGTGGTTTGACCGGGCTGCACCTGGGAACGTTGGCGACCGACCAACACTTGCACGACACCTACTTTGTGGTCGCTCACTTTCACTACGTGATGGTGGGTGGAACCTTGGTTGCGTTTCTTGGTGGTGTGTTCCACTGGTGGCCCAAATTGTTTGGCAAGATGTTCAACGAAACCGGCGGCCGAATTTCGGCAGTGCTTGTGTTCCTCGGCTTCAACTTGACCTTCTTGCCCCAATTCGTACTCGGTAGCCGCGGCATGCCACGAC
The genomic region above belongs to Novipirellula caenicola and contains:
- a CDS encoding cytochrome c oxidase subunit I, whose protein sequence is MSAGTVRDPGFPTERENYLTNSKGILSWMFTLDHKRIGVMYLIGVSISFALGGLLALAIRLHLMDPDGWMFRGADANNIYNQVFTLHGAIMVFLFIIPSIPGALGNFLVPVMLGAKDVAFPRLNLSSFYLWVFGAVFFVMALLSSGLDTGWTFYTPYSTTTDTSVIMATMGAFILGFSSIFTGLNFIVTINTMRPPGMTWFRMPLFLWATYATSIIQVLATPVLGITLLLLIAERTMQIGIFNPEFNGDPVTYQHFFWFYSHPAVYIMILPAFGIISEIISVHSHKHIFGYRFIAYSSIAIALLGFLVWGHHMFTAGMSSLTTIVFSALTFTVSIPSAIKVFNWLATMYKGSISLTSPMCYGISFIFLFTIGGLTGLHLGTLATDQHLHDTYFVVAHFHYVMVGGTLVAFLGGVFHWWPKLFGKMFNETGGRISAVLVFLGFNLTFLPQFVLGSRGMPRRYATYDPEFAFLHQMSTYGALLLGFGILVAFITLMHSLFRGKRAPANPWGGATLEWNCTSPPPFYNFERAPVVGDPYDFHDIEWQESDERYVTVQPERKLAPEADPSKSPAHASHKH